The Euhalothece natronophila Z-M001 genome includes a window with the following:
- a CDS encoding ParB N-terminal domain-containing protein: MRANSTRILLDGLARYTGAMEVYEAGDEEIVNSFTFPVTIYVPQERNLTLMELGQLFHDFNFLTQPIKKNRAIALDRSNIYVGLTKKLGETDIIERNGGVEERAASLGKKSTALVAQQVFCALCVVRAKGLHFRRNLVRNIPLESQILLVKHF, encoded by the coding sequence TTGCGTGCTAACAGCACCAGAATTTTGCTTGATGGGCTAGCTCGTTATACTGGTGCAATGGAAGTATATGAGGCAGGAGATGAAGAAATTGTTAACTCCTTCACTTTTCCAGTTACTATCTATGTTCCCCAAGAGCGAAACCTAACTTTGATGGAGTTGGGACAGCTTTTCCATGACTTTAATTTCCTAACTCAACCCATCAAGAAAAACCGAGCGATCGCGCTCGACCGAAGCAATATTTATGTTGGATTGACTAAGAAATTAGGAGAAACTGACATAATCGAGCGTAATGGTGGAGTCGAAGAACGTGCAGCCTCTCTTGGTAAGAAATCAACGGCACTTGTGGCTCAACAGGTGTTCTGCGCTTTGTGCGTGGTGCGTGCGAAGGGATTGCATTTCAGAAGAAACTTAGTGAGGAATATCCCTCTGGAGAGCCAAATCTTACTCGTGAAACATTTTTGA
- a CDS encoding ParA family protein yields the protein MVRVIAIFNVKGGVGKSTTTYNLGIGLARNNHQRVLLIDIDPQGNTGASLGIHVWELELQIKDLLQRKASLEEVILKTEQGVDLIPSNITLAEAEIPISGLPGRELLLKRAIAPLLDHYDYILIDCPPNIGVFAINALMASEEILVPVDMSYLGLIGISAINRTLEMVTTALDHSLTITGVLATRYDRRNNLSKEVFNSLGEYFGDRLLKTIIPETVKLREAPSFGQSIFDYDPKGRGAKAYQALVDEVTNQ from the coding sequence ATGGTGCGAGTAATTGCTATCTTCAACGTCAAAGGGGGCGTTGGAAAATCCACAACCACTTATAACCTAGGGATTGGTCTCGCTCGCAACAATCATCAGCGCGTCCTTCTCATTGACATTGACCCCCAAGGCAACACAGGAGCCTCCCTTGGCATTCACGTTTGGGAATTAGAGCTTCAAATCAAAGACTTATTACAACGGAAAGCATCCCTTGAGGAAGTGATCTTAAAAACCGAGCAGGGAGTTGACCTCATCCCCTCCAACATCACCTTAGCCGAAGCAGAAATTCCCATCAGTGGTCTGCCTGGGCGGGAACTTTTACTAAAACGCGCGATCGCGCCACTTCTAGATCACTACGACTACATCCTCATTGACTGTCCCCCCAACATTGGAGTCTTTGCAATCAACGCCCTAATGGCCAGTGAAGAAATCCTCGTTCCCGTGGATATGAGTTACCTAGGGCTAATTGGCATTAGTGCCATTAATCGCACCCTAGAAATGGTAACAACCGCATTAGACCACTCCCTTACCATTACCGGCGTTCTTGCCACCCGTTATGATCGCCGTAACAATCTCAGTAAAGAAGTTTTCAACTCCCTCGGAGAATACTTCGGCGATCGCCTGCTAAAAACCATCATTCCTGAAACCGTCAAACTTCGGGAAGCCCCCAGTTTTGGTCAATCCATTTTCGACTACGACCCCAAAGGTCGTGGTGCTAAAGCCTACCAAGCCCTTGTTGACGAGGTAACCAATCAATGA
- a CDS encoding mobilization protein has product MSGSYQKKIEKLEARKRQIQEQIRQEKRKASREEKKRQDRWKILVGAYCLSCLEQEGSVPTINGEEDLRKKMDEFLTRDSDRKLFGLEPLPKSDDSQSKKQD; this is encoded by the coding sequence ATGAGTGGGAGTTATCAAAAGAAGATTGAGAAGTTAGAGGCGAGAAAACGGCAGATTCAAGAGCAGATTCGACAAGAGAAAAGGAAGGCGAGTCGCGAGGAGAAGAAGCGACAAGACCGATGGAAGATTTTAGTGGGGGCTTATTGTTTGTCTTGTCTTGAGCAGGAGGGGTCGGTTCCGACAATTAATGGGGAGGAGGATTTAAGAAAAAAAATGGATGAGTTTTTAACCCGAGATAGTGATCGTAAGTTGTTTGGGTTGGAACCGTTACCCAAGTCTGATGATTCTCAGTCGAAGAAGCAGGATTAG
- the mobQ gene encoding MobQ family relaxase, which produces MAIYHLNYKHISRGKNQSACAAAAYRSATQIYDQRLGKTHNYEKKQGVAHTEILAPSYAPQWVNDRSQLWNQVEAKDRRQNARPASELDIALPIELNQKQQIELIKKFAETTLVSRGLIVDLACHDLNSHNPHAHLLFTTRKINEQGLGEKDRDIKSKDFLNQLRKEWEKQANAALKNAKTPERINHRSLEDQGINRIPQIHLGPNVCQMEARGISTDRGDRWHEINQANIRIKQLLQRENRIEEELQNLNQQSPVENENPNSNQTQTKESFNPLKPLLSPLQAKETNQPIINSPTLSKNQFPLYSSNPLTNQSLAELSAKDGKQIKEKQAINLFHQYQPLFNQIANQLGITGNKELEAEHQNQQWRIGINADETEFWLINESEKETKIHLQLAQNNQISLEYNLHLGEFHHLYSKLPEELKLKLNNNQLKKEEPKPPLEEEEQPIEPTTEELENLTLDSPQQKLPRSTYIRFMINPPISSAARESETFSEFVNRLEEDFITVEQEQQEESVKLYYKLQSESVGTIVAEDIEVKEGTLPELIQKGVHYESSSENNKQRNNENLNQPDHQVINTNLNSEEQQAKERVEEQNRQEQERLRELEEEQKRKQAQRQKSRKTKKRNQYKDREL; this is translated from the coding sequence ATGGCAATTTACCATCTCAACTATAAACATATTAGTCGAGGAAAAAATCAATCAGCCTGCGCCGCCGCCGCCTATCGTAGCGCCACCCAAATTTATGATCAAAGACTAGGAAAAACCCATAACTATGAAAAGAAACAAGGCGTTGCTCACACCGAAATTTTAGCCCCCTCCTACGCCCCCCAATGGGTAAATGATCGCTCCCAACTTTGGAATCAAGTCGAAGCCAAAGACCGCCGTCAAAACGCTCGACCCGCCTCCGAACTTGACATCGCCCTCCCCATCGAACTTAATCAAAAGCAGCAAATCGAACTAATCAAAAAATTTGCCGAAACCACCCTCGTTTCAAGAGGCTTAATCGTGGACTTAGCCTGCCACGATCTCAACAGTCATAACCCCCACGCCCATCTTCTCTTCACCACCCGAAAAATTAACGAACAAGGCTTAGGAGAAAAAGACCGAGATATTAAAAGTAAAGACTTCCTCAACCAGTTGCGAAAAGAATGGGAAAAACAAGCCAACGCCGCCCTAAAAAACGCCAAAACCCCCGAACGAATCAACCACCGTTCCCTAGAAGATCAAGGAATCAATCGAATCCCCCAAATTCACCTCGGCCCCAACGTCTGCCAAATGGAAGCCCGAGGAATTTCCACCGATCGCGGCGATCGCTGGCATGAAATTAATCAAGCCAATATCAGAATTAAACAACTACTACAGAGAGAAAATCGCATAGAAGAAGAACTACAAAACTTAAATCAACAATCCCCAGTAGAAAACGAAAATCCCAACTCAAACCAAACTCAAACTAAAGAGTCATTTAACCCCCTCAAACCCCTTCTCTCACCACTGCAAGCGAAAGAAACCAACCAACCAATCATCAACTCACCAACCCTCTCAAAAAATCAGTTCCCCCTTTATTCCTCCAACCCACTAACCAATCAATCCCTTGCCGAATTATCTGCCAAAGATGGCAAACAAATCAAAGAAAAACAAGCAATTAACCTATTTCACCAATATCAACCCCTATTCAACCAAATCGCTAACCAACTCGGGATAACTGGCAATAAAGAACTCGAAGCGGAACATCAAAATCAGCAATGGCGCATTGGTATAAACGCCGATGAAACCGAATTCTGGCTCATTAATGAATCCGAAAAAGAAACAAAAATCCATCTCCAACTTGCTCAAAATAATCAAATTTCACTAGAATACAATCTCCACTTAGGCGAATTTCATCATTTATACTCCAAACTCCCAGAAGAATTAAAATTAAAACTTAACAATAATCAACTTAAAAAAGAAGAACCAAAGCCACCACTCGAAGAAGAAGAACAACCAATCGAACCAACAACAGAAGAATTAGAAAACTTGACACTTGATTCCCCCCAACAGAAATTACCCCGAAGCACATATATCAGATTCATGATCAATCCCCCAATTTCATCTGCCGCCCGTGAGTCTGAAACTTTTTCCGAATTTGTTAATCGACTTGAAGAGGATTTTATTACAGTAGAGCAAGAACAGCAAGAAGAGTCAGTTAAACTATACTACAAATTACAGTCAGAATCAGTGGGAACAATTGTAGCAGAAGATATTGAAGTTAAAGAAGGAACTTTACCAGAATTGATCCAAAAAGGAGTTCACTACGAATCCTCATCAGAAAACAATAAACAGCGAAATAATGAGAACCTGAATCAACCTGATCACCAAGTAATTAATACCAACCTTAATTCAGAAGAACAACAAGCAAAAGAACGAGTTGAGGAACAAAATCGTCAAGAGCAAGAACGACTACGAGAACTAGAAGAAGAACAAAAGAGAAAACAAGCCCAGCGTCAAAAATCCAGAAAAACTAAGAAGAGAAATCAATACAAAGACCGAGAACTCTAA
- a CDS encoding DUF2283 domain-containing protein, producing MNNSKMAYFAQEDILHLMISDEPEADSREISPNLTAELNEAGELIGVEILQASSFIKDTILESVQAQLSGTAE from the coding sequence ATGAATAACTCAAAAATGGCATATTTTGCTCAGGAAGACATTTTGCACCTAATGATTTCCGATGAACCCGAAGCCGATAGTCGCGAAATTAGCCCCAATCTTACAGCAGAACTCAATGAAGCGGGAGAGTTAATTGGGGTTGAAATTCTTCAGGCAAGCTCGTTTATCAAAGATACAATCTTAGAATCAGTGCAAGCTCAATTATCTGGAACGGCGGAATAA
- a CDS encoding tyrosine-type recombinase/integrase, giving the protein MSGQIRSIHFPELKLQQPLPLTLHPAAVYLSSLGEGSLRTMRESLNAIAALLTNGDCDHLTLDWSQLRYQHTVAVRTALLNRHAPATASKMLCALRRVLKEAQRLGLMNADDYARAVDLPSIKETRELKGRALSGAEIKAIMRVCEEEGTVIGKRDLAVIAILRSSGLRRGELVNLQWEDYSPREGSLKVRRGKGRRSRLVYLSQEACDDLEVWLECRGRVPGALICAVSWAGKVAIRQLSSDAILKILRKRAKQAGVEEFSPHDFRRTFCSDLLDAGVDIVTVQKLAGHASPMTTSKYDRRGEAVKRRAVQNLRLRG; this is encoded by the coding sequence ATGTCTGGTCAGATTCGCTCCATTCATTTTCCAGAGCTGAAACTTCAACAACCGCTACCATTAACTCTTCATCCGGCGGCGGTGTATTTATCAAGTTTAGGGGAAGGCTCACTGCGGACGATGCGAGAATCTCTAAACGCGATCGCGGCGCTGTTAACGAATGGGGACTGTGACCATCTTACCCTTGATTGGTCGCAGTTACGCTATCAGCATACGGTGGCGGTGCGAACGGCGTTATTAAATCGTCATGCCCCAGCGACGGCTTCTAAGATGTTATGTGCCCTGCGACGGGTGTTAAAGGAGGCGCAACGGTTGGGGTTAATGAATGCTGATGATTATGCTAGGGCCGTGGATTTGCCTTCGATTAAGGAGACACGGGAGTTGAAGGGACGGGCGTTATCTGGGGCTGAAATTAAGGCGATTATGAGGGTTTGTGAGGAGGAGGGAACGGTCATTGGGAAGCGGGATTTGGCGGTAATTGCGATTCTGCGGTCGAGTGGGTTACGGCGGGGGGAGTTGGTGAATTTACAATGGGAGGATTATTCCCCTCGGGAGGGGTCGTTAAAGGTTCGACGGGGAAAGGGAAGGAGGAGTCGGTTGGTGTATTTGTCCCAAGAGGCTTGTGATGATTTAGAGGTGTGGTTGGAGTGTCGGGGGCGTGTTCCAGGGGCGTTAATTTGTGCGGTTAGTTGGGCTGGGAAGGTGGCGATTCGGCAGTTAAGTTCGGATGCGATTTTGAAGATTCTTCGTAAGCGGGCGAAACAGGCGGGGGTGGAAGAGTTTTCTCCGCATGATTTTCGACGGACGTTTTGTAGTGATTTGTTGGATGCAGGGGTGGATATTGTGACGGTACAGAAATTAGCGGGTCATGCGTCTCCGATGACAACGTCGAAGTATGACCGCCGTGGGGAGGCGGTGAAACGACGGGCGGTACAAAATTTGCGATTACGGGGATAG
- a CDS encoding HEAT repeat domain-containing protein has translation MVERKVDFLPKPSFINFDQEKELKQARRRSGRGGGIIIDIRDEDGEITTWGFWLINILSPVFVIGELIKVVISFIVLPFNSSLANSFFQGAISNIIAMSPGLIFYALVGVLGSLVDSNEEEKETHNKAVSDPNTSPKNLQKLARDEDWRVRREVASNASNPNTPPKILQKLARDEDWRVREKVASNPNTPPEILQQLAQDKDERVRSKAYSNPNLSL, from the coding sequence ATGGTTGAAAGAAAAGTTGATTTTTTACCAAAACCCTCTTTTATAAATTTTGATCAGGAAAAAGAATTAAAGCAAGCTAGAAGAAGAAGCGGACGAGGAGGTGGAATCATAATTGATATTCGTGACGAAGATGGTGAAATAACTACTTGGGGATTTTGGTTAATTAATATTTTGTCACCTGTTTTTGTAATAGGGGAGCTTATAAAAGTTGTAATTAGTTTTATTGTTTTGCCTTTTAATTCATCTTTAGCTAACAGTTTTTTTCAAGGAGCAATTAGTAATATTATTGCAATGAGTCCTGGCTTAATATTTTATGCCTTAGTTGGTGTTTTGGGAAGCTTGGTAGATAGCAATGAGGAAGAAAAAGAAACACACAATAAAGCAGTCTCTGATCCCAATACTTCCCCTAAAAACCTCCAAAAACTGGCTCGGGACGAAGATTGGAGGGTACGCCGAGAAGTAGCGTCTAACGCAAGTAACCCTAACACTCCCCCGAAAATTCTCCAAAAACTGGCTCGGGATGAAGATTGGAGGGTACGCGAAAAAGTAGCCTCTAACCCCAACACTCCTCCTGAAATTCTCCAACAACTGGCTCAGGATAAAGATGAGAGGGTACGCTCTAAAGCTTACTCTAACCCCAATCTCAGTTTGTAG